Part of the Cohnella candidum genome, TTGCAGCAGAAGCGAGTTGATCACCAGCTGCTCCGACTTCTCGTCGTACTGGTTGTACGCCAAATCGAGCTTCTCGTTCGCCTGGCGAATCGTCTGCTTCGACGCTTCCGTCAGCTTGTCTCTCAAAATATTTTGGGAATTGTAGTAGGACGCGTATCCGGTAAGCAGCACGAAACCGATGATGCCGACGAGGAAAATCGCGAACAGTTGGTTGCCGACGGAATGTGCCCATCGTCCGACAAGTTTTATTTTACGGATCATGCTTGCTGCATCTCCCTATCTCAGAGTCTGGACTCCCTCATCATAAATCCAAGATCTCGGGCAATCCTATGCCCCATTTTTAAGATCGCGACCCAAAACTAAAGATCGCCTGTTGGGGATTCCGTTTCGTGATGGACGGTTTATGGTGTTGGTACCTTTTGGTCAATCCAATTGAGATATTCATTTGTCATGATTCAAGCAGCGGTAACGGACGGCAACCATCGCAAGTCATGGCTCGTCCTGCGCAATAACGGATGAGGAGGGGTGGCAGCGTTTGATCCATGCGATCGCCGCGGGCAATGAATGATAGGAACCATCAAGCTAAAACGAAAGGAATAGGCGCCATGATCAAAAATTATTCGAAATTACTTCTGTCGTTGGTACTCGTTCTATGCCTTGCAGCCCCTGTAGCAAGCGCGAAAACAACCGTGAAAAACGACTCGGCCAAAAACAAAAGCATACATGTCCAAATCGTGTTGTTCGACGGTTTCGATTTGCTGGACGCGTTAGGACCCTATGAAGTATTCGCTGCCGCGGGAATGTACTCAGGAGGAGCGGTTACGGTTGAATTGGTTTCCGCGGAAGGCAAGCGTTCCGTTCCGAGCGGTCTGAATGGGCCCTCCCTAGAAGCGAAAGCCGCATTGGACCCCCATCTTCCGGGAATGATCGTGGTGCCCGGAGCCTCCGGCAAGCCGGCGGGAAATTCGGAAGATTCCATTCCCCATGTATTAAGACAGACTATGAAGACCCGCTTGCCGGAATTGTTGAAACAAGCGTTTAACGATAAAGACGTCACGATGGTTACGGTATGCGGAGGTACATTGCTGCCTGCAATGGAAGGGTTGTTGAAGGATAGGCATGCGGTTACCAATCATCTCGGCATGCCTGCGCTAGGAGCTCTTGGCGCCATTCCGGTTGAAGCGAGAGTCGTTGAAGACGGTCCCCGATTCGTGAGCGGGGGAGGCGTGACCTCGGGAATTGACACGGCCTTGTACTTGGTCGACCGCGAATTAGGCCCACGGATCGCGAATGCCGTGGAAAAGTTATTCGAATACGAGAAAAGAGGCACGGTGTGGCGGGCAGAAGGCAACGAGCCGATCGATTTTCAAGCGAGTCCGAAAGCTGCTGATGTAAAATAACCGGCGAAGTTCAGAAGGAGTTTCGTTACGTGCGTCGTAACGGAACTCCTTTTCGTTGCGGACAATCTATGCCCCATTTTTAAGATCGAGACCCAAAACTAAAGATCGCCTTTGCAAGCCGGCGGGGACTCTGCATAATGAAAACCAGCGTGGTTCCTATTCACGATTCAGCTC contains:
- a CDS encoding DJ-1/PfpI family protein, which translates into the protein MKNDSAKNKSIHVQIVLFDGFDLLDALGPYEVFAAAGMYSGGAVTVELVSAEGKRSVPSGLNGPSLEAKAALDPHLPGMIVVPGASGKPAGNSEDSIPHVLRQTMKTRLPELLKQAFNDKDVTMVTVCGGTLLPAMEGLLKDRHAVTNHLGMPALGALGAIPVEARVVEDGPRFVSGGGVTSGIDTALYLVDRELGPRIANAVEKLFEYEKRGTVWRAEGNEPIDFQASPKAADVK